The Aerococcus loyolae genome contains the following window.
TCAATGTTCGTTTCTCCCGTGTTCTGCCAGTGGCAATGACTGCAAATATCATAGGTTTCGACTAATTCTTGGCAAACTGGGCAATGAATATATTCCCAGCCGTCGATGATGATCATATTTTTCATGGTGATTCAGCCTCATTTTATAAATATTTGCCCCTGTGCCGATAATGATGTGAACTCCAAAAATTGGCATCTTATTTAAACAGCCATTCTTTCTTTTAGCTTTTAATTGATGCGAATAATCTGACTGAAATATAGTTTTTGTGGTCAAAGCGCTACTCGTGTTGAAGTTCAACAGTTATCTCAACTGAACAGCGATTGACTTTATTATATATAAAGTTTAATCAATAT
Protein-coding sequences here:
- a CDS encoding CPCC family cysteine-rich protein, producing the protein MKNMIIIDGWEYIHCPVCQELVETYDICSHCHWQNTGETNIDGGPNKMTLAEAKEAYAKGLKIE